The stretch of DNA ttcaatttagtccccatgtatgtctttttgtttcaatgtagtacctacttatgtgtatctgattcaatcttgacctacttttttttaataattaaaatcccttttttataaaattaaaagtgattaagtataaaaattttacaaaaatgaagtatttgatatttatattaaaatttagtggtaaaaatcattttattaagtcatttttaataaaaaaaaatagtataacattcaaacaaatagaaattttagtttaaaattagtaagagagaatattgttctattttgagttaaaaaaataataattaacaaaatatgagtacttaataaaaaggtaattaaaaaaggaatatgtttatttttcgTTTCTATTAACTACTAATAATTtaccaaaaatataatttagtaagttATTGTAATAGGAATTTAAAGTAGACTTAAATACCTTTgttgtcctcattttcgtagtgtttgttgcggatggtcatcattttgacagaatgtttaaaatagtcctcatttttatcaaatgtttaaaatggtcctcattttcgcaattcgtattttatttggtcattttctgtgacGCCATTTAAGTCAGTAACAGAGCACTGTATAGGTGGCACTGTTTGTATTACATTGCATTAGgatgtgttacgtgtactgtacagatGGTtttgttactgatttaaacggcgtcacagaaaatgaccaaataaataatatacgaattgcgaaaatgaggaccattttaaacattcgataaaaatgaggaccattttaaacattttgtcaaaatgaggaccattcacaacaaacattacgaaaataaggacgaaaaaggtatttaaacctTTAAAGTATTTGAAACGACTTTGTAAATTTATCATATTCAAAAATACTCAacagttttataaaaaactaacaaacacacaattgttgttgtattttttaatttttataaaaatttgagttaagataaatacaaaatatagaattaatttttaaaatagtcattaaatataaaatttgaaaaataaaatatgtaaattttgaaaataattgttaaagacaaaatagatttttaaaataatagttaaagacaaactatttataaaatacttaatttttaaaataataattaagaataaagcTGGAATAACAAAACGTGaacacaaatttttttttttatatattgttgtaaatagttcaaaattataatatttaataaaaaataataaaatttagaaaaagagAAGTCGATTAACTATagtttgtttttctaaaataatttatctgcatatttaaactaattttttgttaaaaattattttcatgtattaacatctttttttcttggctttgaataataaacttaaaattatgacttttatttagtttaatagaaattatttaaatattttgttacgAATTCATTATACTTTTCCAGTTTTGATCATTGCAGCAAATGCTTTTTACATTAGTTAAAActgaaaagataattttatatacGTGAAACTATACCTGATACAAAACATCGTACTGATATTAATACGAAAGTGTTGTCTCCTCCAGTAATACCTAATACCTTACTTCTTAAAGTGTAGAAATATTTATAGTATTAAGAAATCAATTAAAgccgtttcatttttttttaatttacgaAATATTATTTGCTGCTAATAAAAAACACATGTTAACCAATAATTAACAAGAATGTGACAATCCTTCAGACTGAACAAATATtgcttatttataaaaaaaaacaatcaatttAATTGTAGATGGTTTGATATGCATGCAATAAGTAAATACATGAAAGATTATTATAAAggataatttaactttaaatatgaAGGTTAAACGTAGAGAGAACACAAACTTgctagatttaaaaactttgaaataCTCTTaggacaaggaaaagaaaacaacatattaAGTATCACATTTGCATGAACCCATTTATTCTTTGATGAGTCCTCCACACAGTGTTCCTTTTCAGCTTCTAACACAGTcaatgttgggaatagtccaagtgtgaatcaaagtcccacattggatagaaaagataaagttaaacactatataagaataaagacccataacaacattgccttaaggttttggtgtaaaagtggtgtctaaagtcttatatgtgtaagactaatgtcatataaccatatagaaccataaTCTCTCAATATCCATAAAACATGCCTATAACTATAACCCAtatcatatatgaaaaaaatataacatatcaGTCAACCACCAAACATTCTCACAAGCCATTTTGGCTTTCCCATGACAAACATAAAACTTCCAATCCCCACTCCAAATACTGTTCCACACCCATATCCTATAGCCACTGCTTCCCAACCAAATCCAAATTTCTCTTCTCTCCACAAGCTTTGCGAAAGTGGAGGATCTTCATCACGCTTTTGGCCGCATTTCATTGTCAATGGATCCCCACATAGGCCCAAGTTTCCCTTATAGGAATCATTCGAAAAAGAATCAAACTGCTTTCCTCTGGGTATTTCTCCCACAAGATGATCCCATGGATTGGAGAATAGGACAACTGAGTCTGTTGTGGGAGAGGTTGAGTCCTCTGAGTGCTTGAAGCTCTCCAATTACTTTTGGAATCTCTCCTTCAAATTTGTTTCCTGATAAATCAATGATCACAAAATCTATTGGAATTTTTTTGAATGGCACACTCCTGCCTTTTGTTGTCACTGTCGTAGGTGGATAAATCATTCCAGAAAAGCCTGGCTGTTCCATGTACTGTGGTGAATTGCCAATCACCAGATATTGAACATTCTTCATGGATTCATAACTTTGTATGTAGTCTTCTGGAATTGGGCCGCTGAAGTTGTTGGatgagatataaaaaatatataaactggGAAATCCATGCTTGGTCTTGAACATGGCAATTGGACCGTGCAACTTATTAGCCCgcaaaatcaatattttcaaatatggtAGAGTTTGATGCCAATGGGGAAATGTATCTTCCAGTTCATTGTTGCCAAGATTTAAAACCGTCAGTTGCATGCAGTTGGACAATGATTCTGGCAAACCACCTTGAAATCGGTTGTCATTGAGATTCAGAGTCATGAGATAGTTGTTTGCAAAGGTATTTGGTAAAGTTCCATTAAGTCTGTTGCTTTCTAGATTCAAAACGTAAAGGTATTTTGAACTCCCAAGGCATTGTGGAATGCTACCTGACAACTTCTTGTTGGACAACACGAGAATGTTAAGGGTAGTTGCATTACAAATTGACGAAGAGATAGCACCAGTGAGTAAATTGAAACTTAGATCAAGAGATACGAGTTTGGGGTTCCTAGAGAATTGGTCCACTCCTGTTGTCAAAAAGTTTCGGTCTAGGCttacatattttaaagaatCCATTTCATGCAACCAATTGGGCACTTTTCCATTCAACTTGTTGTCCGACAAAATGAGATATAGCAAAGCTGGGGTTTTTCTTGATAATTTTGGAAATTCAGTCAAACCCATGGAAGACAAGTCCAACTCCTGCAAGCGGGAGAAACTATAATTGACGTTTGATTCAAAGTTTAGTGATAATTCACTTAAATTTGAAAGGCTAAGAATTTGTAGATTTTGGAACTTGGAGAAGAGTGAAAAATTGACAGAACCACTGAAGTTGTTGCATGACAGATACAACTCAGTAAGGTTGAGAAGGTTAAAAATTGATTCTGAAATATTGCCCTGCAGCTTGTTGCCATCAAGAATTAGACTCTGTAAGGAATATGAGGAGATTGCAGGTATACGCCCGATAAACTGATTATCTGATAGAACTAATTCTTCCAACGATGGCAAAGAGAAACACCAAGAAGGAATTGTACCATTTAGCAAGTTGTGAGTCAACCTTAATGTAGTTAGGGTGTGTTTCTTTaataggatatatatatatatatatatatatatatatatatatatatatatatatatatatatatatatatatatatatatatatatatatatatatatatatatatatatgtatgggGAAGAGTGTAAAGatgaatttttgtaaatttgggTGAAcgaatttttgtatttttttgagtAGATTTAGAGAATAAAGTGAGTAGATTTggagataaattttatgaatgttagtgaaagatttgattgatgtgataaataaaataaattgtaaaaatagatataattagaaaattaccaaaatacccttgatgaaaataaaatgattttgtaaattgatgttataaaaataattataattaattaatacgaattaaaaaatttttaaaattatataaaattttaaaataaattatataattaaatttttaaaaattatataattaaattttaaactaaagttaaaaaaataaaaaaaaaataaaaaaagtaaagaaaaaggtcaatatatatatatatatatatatatatatatatatatataaaatattaaaattatataaaattttaaaataaattatataattaaatttttaaaaattatataattaaattttaaactaaagttaaaaaattaaaaaaaaataaaaaaaagtaaagaaaaggtcaatatatatatatatatatatatatatatatatatatatatatatatatatatatatatatatatatatataaccatgaCATCGGTGTCGTAACCGGTGTCACCCCCTTTGAAAACAAGGCACCGATTACGTACATAACCTGTGTCATCCCTCTCTCTGAAATTCACAACACCAGTGCCACACCGGTGCCATCCCAGTCACCCTCACCACCCCTGCAAGACCTGCCACACCGGTGCCATCCCAATTCCCTCACCACCCCTGCAACACCTGCCACACCGGTGCCATCCCACTCCCCATCACCACCCCTGCAACACCTGCCACACCGGTGCCATCCCACTCCCCCTTCACCACCCTTGCAACACCTCCAACACCACTCACGCCACCACCGCAACACCAATCACAGCACCACCACAACACCTCTcacgaccaccaccacaccGCAAAGAACCTCATCTTCCTTCCCTTCGCATTCAACAATCACAGTAACTCACCTTACGGATGACCTTTTGCTTCACAAAACCAAACAACCAAAGAAACGAGGGTAATATAGTAAAGTCTTCAATAATACTCGCTAATCTTCTGCTTCTATAGTGGATGAAAAAATTTGTGCATCCCTCAAATCAACCCTCGCTTATTGGCCCTAATCAGTGCAATGGAAcacaatttcaaaatgaatcCGTGCTCCCTTATTCTGTTGAATAGTGACATACACTCAAGAGAACAGGCCCTTAGAGTGATCAAAGAGGAGGACAAATTAAGTGAGCTCATTGAAGTTGATGACAAATTTAGTGATCAAAGAGGAGGACAAATTGAGTGAGCTCATTGAAGTTGATgacaaatttgattaaaattactaaattcacgtatttcaaaatatgaagaactaaattagtctaaagtttcaaaatgaaaaaatttcaaaattcacttaaaatgaagcgaccaaaaatatatttaaccctttgaaatatataaaaacatttagaAACGTACtattgttaattaaaaaaagaaaatttacacTTACTTTActaaaaaaagagaatgattatatatatatatatatatatatatatatgtatatatatatatatatatatatatatatatatatatatatatgagattaatgaatattttttttccggactcatagttaattatttaaaaaaaatcttatttatatattacttttcGATGTTTCACCGATTACTAAAAAACTACTCAAGTAgaaatagattttataagagataattatttattttattattaaaaagtttgagttataaatagaaatttagttaataaatttcattttataaaaattattatttttctaaaaaagtagaaaaataaaataaaaaaattatttacattatttataaatttttagttcaTCTACTTGCTTGTTTAAACATAGGAAAATACGTCATAGAAATCTTTTTGTAGAGTGATATAgatctattatattaaaatttcaaataatgtaaattaattttttatcattcttttaAGTTGTATTCGCGATTGTGTTGAACGTGGGGATTGTTGGTGTTGAACATGTCATCTAAGGgcttaatatgaaattttgttcTGTTAGAAAGGTTAGAATgtgattaaatatttcattttatggAAAGATATTTCATTTTATGGACAACATAGTTTCTGTAgccaaatatttatttaacaaaatctGTAGAACTTCCGATGAATTAGAACcgttaaaatagattaaaaccTATAAATCAATTCCACCTATCATGAGTTTGAGTTGaactaaaatgttttataaattttattacgGACCAAAAACGAACATAACCAactctaacatatttttatcagtaaaattaaaatgaaaattttatataaaattaatactgtaatgtgtttatttatttttattttgtattcattaactaataaatttttcaaaaaatataatgcaGTAACTCATTTTAACAACGTTTAGCTATCGATCGTCAACttttaatcattaattaaaCATAACCAACAATATTGACtcatataatttttgtaaaagacTTTACGatcaatatttcaaattttgaaacgAATTTATATAATAAGAATTTAAAGTATTAGAAAcgactttataaatttatgagATTTGAAAATACTCAACGATTTTATAGGAAAAcgttcaaaattataatatttaataaaaaaaaatgaccaaatttagACGAAGAGAAGTCACTCAATTTTAGTttgttattctaaaaatatttatctacatatttaagttatttttttgttaaaaattatttttatgtattaaaatttctcctttttctcggctttcaataataaattaaaattatatatatttctatttataaatataaaaattattcatttaattagtcatttatttaaaatttattttaatttgtctacTTTGATCGGTGCAGAAAATACTTTTTAGATTGATTAAAATAGGAAGGATAATTTTTTATGCGTCAAACTATACATGATATAacatattgatattattaaaaaagtgttatctCCCCCGGTAATCCTACACTTCTtgaatcttcttttttttcatttatgaaactgctaataaaaatatatgttaacgaaataattaacaaaaatgacaaTCCTTCAGACAAAACAAATATTGCATATAAGAAAACAATACATTTAATTATAGATGTTTTGATAGGCATGCAGTTAGTAAATAAATGAAAGATTATTATACAggataatttaactttaaattttaagcTTAAACgtaaagaaaaacacaaactcGGTAGATTTATAAACTTTGAAACACTCTTACAAATTTACCACAATTAAGAcatgagaaaagaaaacaacataacaCATTTGCGTGTGAGCTGATCTGAGTCCTCCTCACACCGTTCATTTTGAGCATCTAATAAAGTTAACCCCCAAACATTCTCACAAGCCATTTTGGCTTTCCcatgaaaaacataaaacttcCAATCCCCACTCCAAATACTGTTCCACAACCATATCCTATAGCCACTGCTTTCCAACCAAATCCAAATCTCTCTTctctctgcaagctttgtgaaTATGGATGATGCTGATCATGCTGATCATGCTTCTGGTTGCATTTCATTGACAATGGATCTCCACATAAGCCCAAGTTTTCCTTATAGGAATCATTCGAAAAAGAATCAAACTGCTTTCCTCTGGGTATTTCTCCCTCAAGATGATTATAGGAAAGATTCAGTACTTCAAGAAACTTCATATCCACCAATTCTGTAGGAATCCTACCAGTGAGCATATTTGAAGAGAGATCCAAAGATTCCAACATTGTCAAATTTCCCATGGATTGGGGAATAGGACCCCCGAGTCTGTTGTGGGAGAGGTTAAGTCCTGTGAGTGCTTGAAGCTCTCCAATTACTTTTGGAATCTCTCCTTCAAATTTGTTTCCTGATAAATCAATGCTCACAAAGTTTATTGGAACTTTTTTGAAGGGCATGCTAATACCTTTTGTTGTTACAGTCATAAGTGTATAAAATGGTTCAATATCAAGTGGGATTTTAATGTATCGCTGTGGAATGCCAACCGCATCGTGTTGAACAACATTCTTCATGAATTCAAAACTTTGTATGTAGTGTTCTGGAACTGGGCCGCTGAAGTTGTTGGATGAGATatcaaaaacatttaaactaGAAAATCCATACTTGGTCTTGAATATGGAAATAGGACCGTGCAACTTATTATCCCGCAAAATCAATACTTTCAAAAATGGTAGAGTTTGAAGCCAATGGGGAAATGTATCTTGCAGTTGATTGTTCCCAAGATTTAAAACCTCCAATTGCATGCAGTGGGACAATGATTCTGGCAAAGGACCTTCAAATCGGTTGTCATTGAGATTCAGATTCCAGAGATAATTGTTTGCAAAGGTATTTGGTAAAGTTCCATTAAGTCTGTTGCTTTCTAGACTCAAGTCGGAAAGTTTCGGTAAACTCACAAGGCATTGTGGAATGCTGCCTGTCAACTTGTTGTTGGACAACACGAGTACCTCGAGGGAACTTGCATTACAAATTGACGAAGAGATAGCACCACTCAGTAAATTGAAACTTAGATCAAGATATCCGAGTAGATGGTTCCTAGAGAATTGGTTCACTCCTGTTGTCAAAAAGTTTCGGTCTAGTCTTACATCATATAAATAATCCATTTCATGCAACCAATTCGGCACCTTTCCCTTCAATTTGTTGTCGGACAAATAGAGACGTCGCAAAACTGGGATTTTTCCTGATAATTTTGGAAATTCAGTCAAACCCATAGAAGACAAGTCCAACTCTTGCAAGCTGGAGAAACTATAATTGACGTTTGATTCAAAGTGTAGTGATAATTGACTTAAATTTGAAAGGCCAAGAATTTGTAGATTTTGGAACTtggagaagagagaaaaattgaGAGAACCACTGAAGTTGTTTGATGACAGATATAAGACAGTAAGGTTGACAAGGTTGAAAATTGATTCTGAAATATTGCCCTGCAGCTTGTTGCCATGCAGGATTAGACTCTGTAAGGAATATGAGGAGATTGCAGGTATACGCCCCGTGAACTTATTATAAGATAGATATAATTCTTCCAACGATGGCAAAGAGAAACACCAAGAAGGAATTGTACCATTTAGCAAGTTGGAATTCAAATATAATGTAGTTAGATTTGAAAACCCAGTTATTTTGTTGGGCAGAGGTCCCTCTAATTTGTTACGAGATATATCCAAGAAAATGAGGTGTCGAAgatttgaaaatgttgatggtAGTTCACCTTGGATATAGTTATCTCTCAAAAGCAATTCTTCAAATTTCGATGACTGATGAAATACATTCGGTATTTGACCACTGAGATGATTATAACGGAGACGCAGAATATTTAGATGTGGAAGGGTTAAGAGAGAGGGTGGAATTGAAC from Vigna unguiculata cultivar IT97K-499-35 chromosome 8, ASM411807v1, whole genome shotgun sequence encodes:
- the LOC114195182 gene encoding receptor-like protein 9DC1, which codes for MGWLFPVLLLFHFSFSHSLCHPHDNLALLHFKASLTISITYNYCDEIYRSIERWENGTDCCSWSGVTCHPLSGHVIALDLACAVLQGKINANSTLFGLSHMQSLNLAFNDFSNSQIPSTIGDLVSLTHLNLSSSNFQGEIPPQISHLSKLQSLDLSQLDDFEFQLKWEEGTWKRMLQNATHLRVLVLDRTNLSSTSMSSLNLSSSLITLSLRGTGIKGKLTDDILCLPNLQHLYLSRNTDLHGQLPDLSCTSASLNVLEMISCDLQGPIPPSFSNLTHLTSLDLSYNYIDGSIPPSLLTLPHLNILRLRYNHLSGQIPNVFHQSSKFEELLLRDNYIQGELPSTFSNLRHLIFLDISRNKLEGPLPNKITGFSNLTTLYLNSNLLNGTIPSWCFSLPSLEELYLSYNKFTGRIPAISSYSLQSLILHGNKLQGNISESIFNLVNLTVLYLSSNNFSGSLNFSLFSKFQNLQILGLSNLSQLSLHFESNVNYSFSSLQELDLSSMGLTEFPKLSGKIPVLRRLYLSDNKLKGKVPNWLHEMDYLYDVRLDRNFLTTGVNQFSRNHLLGYLDLSFNLLSGAISSSICNASSLEVLVLSNNKLTGSIPQCLVSLPKLSDLSLESNRLNGTLPNTFANNYLWNLNLNDNRFEGPLPESLSHCMQLEVLNLGNNQLQDTFPHWLQTLPFLKVLILRDNKLHGPISIFKTKYGFSSLNVFDISSNNFSGPVPEHYIQSFEFMKNVVQHDAVGIPQRYIKIPLDIEPFYTLMTVTTKGISMPFKKVPINFVSIDLSGNKFEGEIPKVIGELQALTGLNLSHNRLGGPIPQSMGNLTMLESLDLSSNMLTGRIPTELVDMKFLEVLNLSYNHLEGEIPRGKQFDSFSNDSYKENLGLCGDPLSMKCNQKHDQHDQHHPYSQSLQREERFGFGWKAVAIGYGCGTVFGVGIGSFMFFMGKPKWLVRMFGG